From the Temnothorax longispinosus isolate EJ_2023e chromosome 6, Tlon_JGU_v1, whole genome shotgun sequence genome, one window contains:
- the LOC139815206 gene encoding odorant receptor 49a-like isoform X1 → MIDKELRAYRTYQRFLRILLTMCGCWYMPTKSGKCMNFWVVGVLLVIIPYATVSLNMCYIYRHNLAIMMKCVGLAISSLSTILKIGTFLHNRASLINYHRTLNDLFEEELLRNEKIRTIILSSLPTIYTLAYTYSAFVIAMMFTFSMPAYLSIIVGLCRSQSTTNYSLPFTRGYGYFWTVPHNYLYHFHLLFETGNISIIGIVACGLESAFGFYIYQFASIMHAMTFRLTNPLPTESFSDVLKICVAKHQKLLPCRHTLEHIYGPIVFWHIVTNAVLLCALIYDAMSITDFNIFNIGAFVTYAAIKFLQTFTYAWYGTLLTNASEDFRKGIYFSEWPNSDLDHHVRTNIIIMMMQKPMTINAVFSLVDMNMFTNSLEKSLHQLITFTIMYFPHIKLILIVLFLFVVR, encoded by the exons atgattgatAAAGAGTTACGAGCGTATCGTACGTATCAGCGTTTCCTTCGGATTTTGCTCACTATGTGTGGCTGTTGGTATATGCCTACAAAGTCTGGCAAGTGTATGAACTTCTGGGTAGTTGGAGTGCTCTTGGTGATAATCCCTTATGCGACTGTGAGCTTGAATATGTGCTATATCTACAGACATAATTTGGCAATTATGATGAAATGCGTTGGATTAGCAATATCTTCATTGAGCACCATTCTCAAG attGGAACGTTCCTGCACAATCGAGCGTCTCTGATAAATTATCACCGGACGCTAAATGATCTTTTCGAGGAGGAACTTCTACGGAACGAAAAAATCCGGACAATAATACTTTCGTCCCTGCCCACAATATACACCCTAGCATACACATATTCTGCCTTTGTGATAGCAATGATGTTCACATTTTCTATGCCTGCTTATTTATCCATAATCGTCGGTCTTTGTCGTTCCCAGTCAACTACGAATTACAGCCTACCATTCACTAGGGGATACGGATACTTTTGGACCGTTCCGCACAACTATTTGTACCATTTTCATCTGCTCTTCGAGACGGGCAACATATCGATCATCGGCATCGTGGCATGCGGCTTGGAGAGCGCTTTTGGCTTTTATATCTATCAGTTCGCTTCAATAATGCACGCCATGACCTTTAGGCTCACAAATCCTTTGCCCACCGAAAGCTTCTCAGATGTCCTAAAGATATGCGTGGCAAAGCATCAGAAACTACTGCCATGCCGCCATACGTTGGAGCACATCTACGGACCCATTGTCTTTTGGCACATTGTCACCAACGCCGTGCTTCTTTGCGCATTGATATACGATGCGATGTCA ATTACggactttaatattttcaacataGGCGCATTTGTGACTTACGctgcaataaaatttctccAAACGTTTACGTATGCATGGTATGGCACACTCCTCACAAATGCG AGCGAGGACTTTCGTAAAGGAATATATTTTAGCGAATGGCCTAATTCTGATCTGGATCATCACGTGAGAacaaatatcattataatgaTGATGCAAAAACCAATGACGATAAACGCAGTTTTCTCTCTCGTTGACATGAACATGTTCACTAAT AGTTTGGAAAAGTCTCTACAtcaattaataacatttactaTTATGTACTTTCCACATATTAAACTGATTttaatcgttttatttttatttgtagttCGTTAA
- the LOC139815211 gene encoding uncharacterized protein, giving the protein MIDKELQTYRAYQRYLRTLLTICGCWYMPTKSGKCMHFWGIGVLLVIISYAILNLHMCYIHRHNLTIMMKCVGVTITSFSAILKIGTFLHNRESLINYHRTLNDIFEEELLRDEKIRTIMFSSLPTIYTLTYTYSAIVITVLLAYFIPPYLAIIHGLCLSQSTTKYSLPITKGYGYFWTVPHNYLYHFHLLFETGGVSINSITACGIDSIFGFYVYQFASIMHAMTFRLTNSLPTESFSDVLKLCVAKHQKLLPCRHTLEHIYGPIVFWHIVTNAVLLCALIYDAMSFSDFNIFNIGVSVTYATIKLLQTFTYAWYGTLLTNASEDFRKGIYFGEWPNSNLDHHVRTNVILMMMQKPMTINAFFSLVDMNMFTNFVNTTVSYFFLLQSISDKGK; this is encoded by the exons ATGATTGATAAAGAGTTGCAAACGTATCGCGCGTATCAGCGTTACCTTCGAACTCTGCTCACTATCTGTGGCTGTTGGTATATGCCCACAAAATCCGGCAAGTGCATGCATTTCTGGGGAATTGGTGTGCTCTTGGTGATAATCTCTTATGCGATTCTGAATTTGCATATGTGCTATATCCACAGACATAATTTGACAATTATGATGAAATGTGTCGGCGTAACAATAACTTCATTTAGCGCCATTCTCAAG ATTGGAACTTTCCTACACAATCGGGAGTCTCTGATAAATTATCACCGGACGCTAAATGATATTTTCGAGGAGGAACTTCTACGGGATGAGAAAATCCGAACGATAATGTTTTCATCCCTGCCCACAATATACACCCTGACATACACATATTCTGCCATTGTGATAACAGTGTTGTTGGCGTATTTTATACCTCCTTATTTAGCCATAATCCATGGCCTCTGTCTTTCCCAATCAACTACGAAATACAGCCTACCAATCACTAAAGGATACGGATACTTCTGGACCGTTCCGCACAACTATTTGTATCATTTTCATCTGCTTTTCGAGACGGGCGGAGTGTCAATCAACAGCATCACAGCTTGCGGCATTGATAGCATCTTTGGCTTCTATGTCTACCAGTTCGCTTCAATAATGCACGCCATGACCTTTAGGCTCACGAATTCTTTGCCCACCGAGAGCTTCTCAGACGTCCTAAAGTTATGCGTGGCAAAGCATCAGAAACTACTGCCATGCCGCCATACGTTGGAGCACATCTACGGACCCATTGTCTTTTGGCACATTGTCACCAACGCCGTGCTTCTTTGCGCATTGATATACGATGCGATGTCA TTTTCggactttaatattttcaacataGGCGTATCTGTGACTTACGCTACAATAAAATTACTCCAAACGTTTACGTATGCATGGTATGGAACACTCCTCACAAATGCG AGCGAAGACTTTCGTAAAGGAATATATTTTGGCGAGTGGCCTAATTCTAATCTGGATCATCATGTGAGAACGAACGTCATTCTAATGATGATGCAAAAACCAATGACGATAAAcgcatttttctctctcgttgaCATGAACATGTTCACCAAT ttCGTTAATACTACAGTGTCCTATTTCTTCCTGTTGCAATCTATCAGTGATAAAGGCAAATAA
- the LOC139815207 gene encoding odorant receptor 49a-like isoform X1 — protein sequence MIDKELRAYRTYQRFLRILLTMCGCWYMPTKSGKCMNFWVVGVLLVIIPYATVSLNLCYITRHNLAIMMKCVGIAISSFSAILKIGTFLHNRASLINYHRTLNDLFEEELLRNEKIRTIILSSLPTVYTLAYTYSAILIAMMLAFSMPAYLSIIVGLCRSQSTTNYSLPITRGHGYFWTVPRNYLYHFHLLFETGGLSINSITACGIDSIFGFYVYQFASTMRAMTFRLTNPLPTEKFSDVLRSCMAKHQRLLPCRDMLEHIYGPIVFWHIVTNAVLLCALIYEAMSFSDFNIFNIGVSVTYATIKLLQTFTYAWYGTLLTNASEDFRKGIYFGEWPNSDLDHHVRTNIILMMMQKPMTINAFFSLVDMNMFTNSVETSLHRLIIFTNMYFSHIKLILIVSLLFVVR from the exons atgattgaTAAAGAGTTGCGAGCATATCGTACGTATCAGCGTTTCCTTCGGATTTTGCTCACTATGTGTGGCTGTTGGTATATGCCCACAAAATCTGGCAAGTGTATGAACTTCTGGGTAGTTGGCGTGCTCTTGGTGATAATCCCATATGCGACTGTGAGCTTGAATTTGTGCTATATCACCAGACATAATTTGGCAATTATGATGAAATGTGTTGGCATAGCAATATCTTCATTTAGCGCCATTCTCAAG ATTGGAACGTTCCTGCACAATCGAGCGTCTCTGATAAATTATCACCGGACGCTAAATGATCTTTTCGAGGAGGAACTTCTACGGAACGAAAAAATCCGGACAATAATACTTTCGTCCCTGCCCACAGTATACACCCTGGCATATACATATTCTGCCATTTTGATAGCAATGATGTTGGCATTTTCTATGCCTGCTTATTTATCCATAATCGTCGGTCTTTGTCGTTCCCAGTCAACTACGAATTACAGCCTACCAATCACTAGGGGACACGGATACTTCTGGACCGTTCCGCGCAATTATCTGTATCATTTTCATCTGCTCTTCGAGACAGGCGGACTGTCGATCAACAGCATCACGGCTTGCGGCATTGACAGCATTTTTGGCTTCTATGTCTACCAGTTTGCCTCGACGATGCGCGCCATGACCTTCAGGCTCACGAATCCTCTACCCACTGAGAAATTTTCAGACGTTCTAAGATCGTGCATGGCAAAGCATCAGAGACTACTGCCATGTCGCGATATGTTGGAGCATATCTACGGACCCATTGTCTTTTGGCACATTGTCACCAACGCCGTGCTCCTTTGCGCATTAATATACGAGGCGATGTCA TTTTCggactttaatattttcaacataGGCGTATCTGTGACTTACGCTACAATAAAATTGCTTCAAACGTTTACGTATGCATGGTATGGCACACTCCTCACAAACGCG AGCGAGGACTTTCGTAAAGGAATATATTTTGGCGAATGGCCTAATTCTGATCTGGATCATCACGTGAGaacaaatatcattttaatgaTGATGCAAAAACCAATGACGATAAAcgcatttttctctctcgtcgaCATGAACATGTTCACCAAT agTGTGGAAACGTCTCTACatcgattaataatatttacaaatatgtacttttcgcatattaaactaattttaatCGTTTCGCTTTTGTTTGTAGTTCGTTAA
- the LOC139815207 gene encoding odorant receptor 49a-like isoform X2 encodes MIDKELRAYRTYQRFLRILLTMCGCWYMPTKSGKCMNFWVVGVLLVIIPYATVSLNLCYITRHNLAIMMKCVGIAISSFSAILKIGTFLHNRASLINYHRTLNDLFEEELLRNEKIRTIILSSLPTVYTLAYTYSAILIAMMLAFSMPAYLSIIVGLCRSQSTTNYSLPITRGHGYFWTVPRNYLYHFHLLFETGGLSINSITACGIDSIFGFYVYQFASTMRAMTFRLTNPLPTEKFSDVLRSCMAKHQRLLPCRDMLEHIYGPIVFWHIVTNAVLLCALIYEAMSFSDFNIFNIGVSVTYATIKLLQTFTYAWYGTLLTNASEDFRKGIYFGEWPNSDLDHHVRTNIILMMMQKPMTINAFFSLVDMNMFTNFVNTTGSYFFLLQSISDKGK; translated from the exons atgattgaTAAAGAGTTGCGAGCATATCGTACGTATCAGCGTTTCCTTCGGATTTTGCTCACTATGTGTGGCTGTTGGTATATGCCCACAAAATCTGGCAAGTGTATGAACTTCTGGGTAGTTGGCGTGCTCTTGGTGATAATCCCATATGCGACTGTGAGCTTGAATTTGTGCTATATCACCAGACATAATTTGGCAATTATGATGAAATGTGTTGGCATAGCAATATCTTCATTTAGCGCCATTCTCAAG ATTGGAACGTTCCTGCACAATCGAGCGTCTCTGATAAATTATCACCGGACGCTAAATGATCTTTTCGAGGAGGAACTTCTACGGAACGAAAAAATCCGGACAATAATACTTTCGTCCCTGCCCACAGTATACACCCTGGCATATACATATTCTGCCATTTTGATAGCAATGATGTTGGCATTTTCTATGCCTGCTTATTTATCCATAATCGTCGGTCTTTGTCGTTCCCAGTCAACTACGAATTACAGCCTACCAATCACTAGGGGACACGGATACTTCTGGACCGTTCCGCGCAATTATCTGTATCATTTTCATCTGCTCTTCGAGACAGGCGGACTGTCGATCAACAGCATCACGGCTTGCGGCATTGACAGCATTTTTGGCTTCTATGTCTACCAGTTTGCCTCGACGATGCGCGCCATGACCTTCAGGCTCACGAATCCTCTACCCACTGAGAAATTTTCAGACGTTCTAAGATCGTGCATGGCAAAGCATCAGAGACTACTGCCATGTCGCGATATGTTGGAGCATATCTACGGACCCATTGTCTTTTGGCACATTGTCACCAACGCCGTGCTCCTTTGCGCATTAATATACGAGGCGATGTCA TTTTCggactttaatattttcaacataGGCGTATCTGTGACTTACGCTACAATAAAATTGCTTCAAACGTTTACGTATGCATGGTATGGCACACTCCTCACAAACGCG AGCGAGGACTTTCGTAAAGGAATATATTTTGGCGAATGGCCTAATTCTGATCTGGATCATCACGTGAGaacaaatatcattttaatgaTGATGCAAAAACCAATGACGATAAAcgcatttttctctctcgtcgaCATGAACATGTTCACCAAT TTCGTTAATACTACAGGGTCCTATTTCTTCCTGTTGCAATCTATCAGTGATAAAGGCAAATAA
- the LOC139815206 gene encoding odorant receptor 82a-like isoform X2 yields MIDKELRAYRTYQRFLRILLTMCGCWYMPTKSGKCMNFWVVGVLLVIIPYATVSLNMCYIYRHNLAIMMKCVGLAISSLSTILKIGTFLHNRASLINYHRTLNDLFEEELLRNEKIRTIILSSLPTIYTLAYTYSAFVIAMMFTFSMPAYLSIIVGLCRSQSTTNYSLPFTRGYGYFWTVPHNYLYHFHLLFETGNISIIGIVACGLESAFGFYIYQFASIMHAMTFRLTNPLPTESFSDVLKICVAKHQKLLPCRHTLEHIYGPIVFWHIVTNAVLLCALIYDAMSITDFNIFNIGAFVTYAAIKFLQTFTYAWYGTLLTNASEDFRKGIYFSEWPNSDLDHHVRTNIIIMMMQKPMTINAVFSLVDMNMFTNFVNTTVSYFFLLQSISDKGK; encoded by the exons atgattgatAAAGAGTTACGAGCGTATCGTACGTATCAGCGTTTCCTTCGGATTTTGCTCACTATGTGTGGCTGTTGGTATATGCCTACAAAGTCTGGCAAGTGTATGAACTTCTGGGTAGTTGGAGTGCTCTTGGTGATAATCCCTTATGCGACTGTGAGCTTGAATATGTGCTATATCTACAGACATAATTTGGCAATTATGATGAAATGCGTTGGATTAGCAATATCTTCATTGAGCACCATTCTCAAG attGGAACGTTCCTGCACAATCGAGCGTCTCTGATAAATTATCACCGGACGCTAAATGATCTTTTCGAGGAGGAACTTCTACGGAACGAAAAAATCCGGACAATAATACTTTCGTCCCTGCCCACAATATACACCCTAGCATACACATATTCTGCCTTTGTGATAGCAATGATGTTCACATTTTCTATGCCTGCTTATTTATCCATAATCGTCGGTCTTTGTCGTTCCCAGTCAACTACGAATTACAGCCTACCATTCACTAGGGGATACGGATACTTTTGGACCGTTCCGCACAACTATTTGTACCATTTTCATCTGCTCTTCGAGACGGGCAACATATCGATCATCGGCATCGTGGCATGCGGCTTGGAGAGCGCTTTTGGCTTTTATATCTATCAGTTCGCTTCAATAATGCACGCCATGACCTTTAGGCTCACAAATCCTTTGCCCACCGAAAGCTTCTCAGATGTCCTAAAGATATGCGTGGCAAAGCATCAGAAACTACTGCCATGCCGCCATACGTTGGAGCACATCTACGGACCCATTGTCTTTTGGCACATTGTCACCAACGCCGTGCTTCTTTGCGCATTGATATACGATGCGATGTCA ATTACggactttaatattttcaacataGGCGCATTTGTGACTTACGctgcaataaaatttctccAAACGTTTACGTATGCATGGTATGGCACACTCCTCACAAATGCG AGCGAGGACTTTCGTAAAGGAATATATTTTAGCGAATGGCCTAATTCTGATCTGGATCATCACGTGAGAacaaatatcattataatgaTGATGCAAAAACCAATGACGATAAACGCAGTTTTCTCTCTCGTTGACATGAACATGTTCACTAAT ttCGTTAATACTACAGTGTCCTATTTCTTCCTGTTGCAATCTATCAGTGATAAAGGCAAATAA
- the LOC139815206 gene encoding odorant receptor 49a-like isoform X3, with protein MIDKELRAYRTYQRFLRILLTMCGCWYMPTKSGKCMNFWVVGVLLVIIPYATVSLNMCYIYRHNLAIMMKCVGLAISSLSTILKIGTFLHNRASLINYHRTLNDLFEEELLRNEKIRTIILSSLPTIYTLAYTYSAFVIAMMFTFSMPAYLSIIVGLCRSQSTTNYSLPFTRGYGYFWTVPHNYLYHFHLLFETGNISIIGIVACGLESAFGFYIYQFASIMHAMTFRLTNPLPTESFSDVLKICVAKHQKLLPCRHTLEHIYGPIVFWHIVTNAVLLCALIYDAMSITDFNIFNIGAFVTYAAIKFLQTFTYAWYGTLLTNASEDFRKGIYFSEWPNSDLDHHVRTNIIIMMMQKPMTINAVFSLVDMNMFTNSHRFKIIFISHFYEN; from the exons atgattgatAAAGAGTTACGAGCGTATCGTACGTATCAGCGTTTCCTTCGGATTTTGCTCACTATGTGTGGCTGTTGGTATATGCCTACAAAGTCTGGCAAGTGTATGAACTTCTGGGTAGTTGGAGTGCTCTTGGTGATAATCCCTTATGCGACTGTGAGCTTGAATATGTGCTATATCTACAGACATAATTTGGCAATTATGATGAAATGCGTTGGATTAGCAATATCTTCATTGAGCACCATTCTCAAG attGGAACGTTCCTGCACAATCGAGCGTCTCTGATAAATTATCACCGGACGCTAAATGATCTTTTCGAGGAGGAACTTCTACGGAACGAAAAAATCCGGACAATAATACTTTCGTCCCTGCCCACAATATACACCCTAGCATACACATATTCTGCCTTTGTGATAGCAATGATGTTCACATTTTCTATGCCTGCTTATTTATCCATAATCGTCGGTCTTTGTCGTTCCCAGTCAACTACGAATTACAGCCTACCATTCACTAGGGGATACGGATACTTTTGGACCGTTCCGCACAACTATTTGTACCATTTTCATCTGCTCTTCGAGACGGGCAACATATCGATCATCGGCATCGTGGCATGCGGCTTGGAGAGCGCTTTTGGCTTTTATATCTATCAGTTCGCTTCAATAATGCACGCCATGACCTTTAGGCTCACAAATCCTTTGCCCACCGAAAGCTTCTCAGATGTCCTAAAGATATGCGTGGCAAAGCATCAGAAACTACTGCCATGCCGCCATACGTTGGAGCACATCTACGGACCCATTGTCTTTTGGCACATTGTCACCAACGCCGTGCTTCTTTGCGCATTGATATACGATGCGATGTCA ATTACggactttaatattttcaacataGGCGCATTTGTGACTTACGctgcaataaaatttctccAAACGTTTACGTATGCATGGTATGGCACACTCCTCACAAATGCG AGCGAGGACTTTCGTAAAGGAATATATTTTAGCGAATGGCCTAATTCTGATCTGGATCATCACGTGAGAacaaatatcattataatgaTGATGCAAAAACCAATGACGATAAACGCAGTTTTCTCTCTCGTTGACATGAACATGTTCACTAAT AGCCATcgctttaaaattatatttatatctcatttttacgaaaactgA